A single window of Nematostella vectensis chromosome 4, jaNemVect1.1, whole genome shotgun sequence DNA harbors:
- the LOC5510923 gene encoding uncharacterized protein LOC5510923: protein MASYLLILVKLFALLPLSTLVAHPAVLKGNSNVPMYTRRTRPRSEIDLTTDKQVLICAGQNKSLECVSPGSSISIMDTFWGRLTDKLCPSEDGDPSTDCMSDPATTGLVKQLCDNKVFCQVAARHTVLQRPGTQHCPGINKYLIVNYTCIPDQHKLVLCNGETTQLHCGQGWKLNILTAFWGRTSVLTCPTPLDHPSRFATCQNMNSTTANLQRICQGRAECIVRADDLHMARGKSYCPDVEKYAMLSYRCQPSVNQGVFADDLSQQPSQAGPQSESPESLANSQGNSHEMTEFEHTELQQHDGNVLQQALAVLGTTAQTHRGHKADKDNGDNYNHADNSQIQGENGQIHAQNGQTHSNNVKTPTRNGESQDQYDQTHAQNNGNMNLGTPQQQTELRIDAATSAGRGVSNNALAALLHEYLVTQARNHANETADKELAVPHDPHPTPLLHSDKISVPQDNKNEPLPKHYEILKKILQNKHLSRITSDELVGNVTSVLQTSTRPNFGRRPTSDNQAGNGSSGPPRPTSGQSTSHVTHTPSGGIGGSQAGNASMTSSSKIIKLLSEYSHKNEDEVKALLWKLKDNLEQRRRAKKQGNTVAAVKPIASILTIQHQAPVNLPNGNSNQQSLGQAQTSNEDNSRGSEGTSNDHMDGLFSQSKPTMDNKQTQSSLSTADIQDSLGNTKMPTPQTASLGGTVKGTTFYEKYLKAAMKEEAEGAIKQEQKGQAALSALSEKVKALQTISDALNLLTERITPEENGGKRHGTETLDNVDQKDIDFLQKKINDAIDMAESMGRHEIAQNPNLVALRIAGRVPQDVTGSTRNTVQKDIQGIEDSLKSFVESVEATGNSDRRSAPTVSAFNKQSTSLMKTTEPTVANKHQYSSMSKQEGYPSLKQESSEASSTVTDGFTKAADPITKVTKAFEKAANPATYSANPISKSPDPAAKSVNTVTKTTDNSTKNADSATKAADTVANGQRRGKTDMEEMTSHFVSKNFTVALQPVTTFQDFNEVKVGGRINNEIIKEKEKEKLYKGQSVDDLLKMLKKKRPSSNVPIPVNVSTPVKVKSPFTGKRLDNNTLSLMERVVQHLLKDERKAKELRKKHKHEHKPQKDDEEKDDDDKDDDVYFDFDSTPRFTGQELDAQNAGKKDKLDKSLLEELVEQLDKAQSLSTSINGVPSSMRGSDYDTIRVPTDQKPDNKSDGVANMLEPAKKPAHITSDDDLMEIVNKYVGSAATSGTVQNDLKVSESASYKPSSYKAEDAEKTSLKPHAITFSAAEMSGKIGTNEDEPGPTKSAPILAEVAGGKIIESQTGGLEPMAKETFAVIHLKPTTKSTTSRVMDPTTRANIGKQRKLKISNLVKGVRMLLKALKKISPEHNEGESTSEYRTRDAQLDKHLKELDSEFDDVPTKGYSDFQDKHGKDWYYGKYKDEVLGGSATPKTPSGYGYYEYGDMNQDPYYQTKDKGSSLYTGTALQGDPIYPGPTQQGNSMYPGTTQQLLDYDAQYDKSIIKQLSSSLGEYSTVGTGDNTREYTSLGTGDSAQAYSPLSTAPFYDYGYRPQNYNFMNPETRASLDAPNAPKLPKKIRHALSKALRSDPVMKVVESFAKEETHLMNERLKGVTKHSRIAEKHVRND, encoded by the exons ATGGCGAGTTATCTCCTTATTTTGGTAAAGCTCTTTGCTCTCCTACCTCTTAGCACTCTCGTCGCCCATCCAGCGGTCCTTAAAG GGAATAGCAATGTCCCAATGTACACGAGACGGACAAGACCTCGCAGTGAGATAGACTTAACAACAG ACAAGCAGGTACTGATTTGCGCTGGTCAGAACAAGTCCCTGGAATGCGTGTCGCCTGGCTCAAGCATCTCTATCATGGACACGTTCTGGGGAAGACTCACCGACAAGCTGTGCCCTTCAGAGGATGGTGACCCCTCGACGGACTGCATGTCGGATCCCGCCACCACAG GGCTTGTCAAGCAACTGTGTGATAATAAAGTATTCTGCCAAGTCGCCGCTCGACACACCGTGCTGCAAAGGCCTGGGACCCAGCACTGCCCCGGGATCAACAAATACCTCATCGTTAATTACACGTGCATTCCTGATCAGCATAAGCTCGTCCTGTGTAACGGAGAGACGACCCAGTTGCATTGTGGCCAAGGATGGAAGCTCAACATCTTGACTGCTTTCTGGGGCAGGACATCAGTCCTTACTTGCCCCACTCCTCTGGATCACCCAAGCCGGTTCGCGACTTGTCAGAATATGAACAGTACAACGGCGAACCTGCAGAGGATATGTCAAGGAAGGGCGGAGTGCATTGTGCGCGCGGATGATTTGCATATGGCGCGAGGGAAATCGTATTGCCCGGATGTTGAGAAATACGCTATGCTCAGCTACAGATGTCAACCAAGTGTCAATCAAG GCGTTTTCGCAGACGACCTTTCCCAGCAGCCATCGCAAGCAGGCCCTCAGTCTGAAAGCCCAGAATCCTTAGCGAACTCACAAGGTAACAGTCACGAGATGACTGAATTTGAGCACACAGAGCTTCAACAGCATGACGGGAACGTGCTCCAGCAAGCGCTAGCGGTACTAGGAACCACCGCACAAACACATAGGGGACACAAAGCAGACAAAGACAATGGGGACAACTATAATCACGCGGATAATAGTCAAATACAGGGAGAAAATGGACAGATTCATGCACAGAACGGGCAGACCCATTCAAACAATGTGAAGACTCCGACACGGAATGGGGAAAGTCAGGACCAGTACGACCAGACTCACGCCCAGAATAACGGAAATATGAACCTTGGAACACCACAGCAGCAGACCGAGCTTAGGATAGATGCAGCCACATCGGCCGGTAGAGGTGTGAGCAACAACGCACTGGCTGCTCTTCTCCATGAGTACCTCGTAACTCAGGCGCGTAATCACGCTAATGAAACCGCTGACAAAGAGCTCGCAGTACCGCATGATCCTCACCCTACGCCTCTCCTTCACAGTGATAAGATCTCTGTGCCTCAGGACAACAAGAATGAGCCACTGCCGAAGCACTACGAGATACTAAAAAAGATCCTACAAAACAAGCATCTCTCAAGGATAACTAGCGATGAGTTGGTAGGAAATGTGACGTCTGTACTTCAGACTTCAACGCGGCCTAATTTTGGACGCCGTCCGACATCGGACAACCAGGCGGGAAATGGGTCAAGCGGACCTCCTCGTCCGACAAGTGGTCAGTCTACGAGTCATGTGACACACACCCCTAGTGGGGGAATTGGTGGGAGTCAAGCCGGAAATGcttcgatgacgtcatcgtctAAAATTATCAAGTTGTTGAGTGAGTATTCGCACAAGAATGAGGACGAAGTGAAAGCGCTACTTTGGAAGCTCAAGGACAATCTTGAGCAACGTAGACGGGCTAAGAAACAAGGGAACACCGTTGCTGCGGTGAAACCTATAGCTTCGATCCTGACGATTCAACACCAAGCGCCCGTTAACCTGCCTAATGGAAACAGCAATCAGCAAAGTTTAGGACAGGCTCAGACAAGTAATGAGGACAACAGTAGGGGAAGTGAAGGAACGAGTAATGACCACATGGACGGACTTTTCTCACAGAGCAAACCCACAATGGACAACAAACAGACCCAGTCAAGTCTATCAACAGCAGATATCCAAGATTCTTTGGGTAACACAAAAATGCCAACACCCCAAACCGCAAGCCTTGGAGGTACGGTGAAGGGTACGACGTTCTACGAGAAGTACCTTAAGGCAGCTATGAAGGAAGAGGCCGAAGGAGCGATAAAACAAGAGCAAAAGGGGCAGGCAGCCCTTAGCGCACTTAGTGAGAAGGTAAAAGCACTGCAGACCATCAGCGATGCACTCAATCTGCTCACAGAGAGAATAACTCCTGAGGAAAATGGAGGCAAACGGCACGGCACCGAAACACTCGACAATGTGGATCAAAAAGATATTGATTTCCTGCAGAAGAAGATCAATGACGCCATCGATATGGCGGAGTCAATGGGCCGGCATGAGATTGCGCAGAACCCGAATCTCGTCGCGCTGAGGATCGCGGGAAGAGTTCCTCAGGATGTTACAGGGAGTACAAGGAACACTGTTCAGAAGGATATTCAAGGGATAGAGGATTCGTTGAAAAGTTTTGTAGAAAGCGTCGAGGCGACTGGGAACAGCGATAGAAGGTCTGCACCGACTGTCAGTGCGTTTAACAAGCAGAGTACGAGTCTCATGAAAACTACCGAGCCGACTGTTGCTAACAAACATCAGTATTCTTCAATGAGTAAACAAGAAGGATACCCTTCGTTGAAACAGGAATCGTCCGAAGCCAGCTCGACTGTAACCGATGGTTTCACGAAAGCAGCCGACCCCATCACGAAAGTAACCAAGGCATTTGAGAAAGCAGCAAACCCTGCTACTTACTCAGCCAACCCCATCTCAAAGTCACCTGACCCTGCTGCGAAGTCAGTCAACACCGTTACGAAAACGACCGATAACTCTACGAAAAATGCCGATTCCGCTACGAAGGCAGCCGACACAGTGGCGAATGGACAAAGACGGGGAAAGACTGATATGGAAGAGATGACAAGTCATTTCGTCAGTAAAAACTTCACTGTTGCTCTTCAGCCGGTTACGACGTTTCAAGATTTCAACGAAGTTAAGGTCGGAGGTCGCATAAATAATGAGATCATTAAAGAGAAAGAGAAGGAGAAACTCTACAAAGGACAAAGCGTAGATGATTTGTTGAAAATGTTGAAGAAGAAGCGTCCAAGTAGCAATGTGCCTATTCCAGTGAATGTGTCAACTCCAGTGAAGGTAAAATCACCGTTTACTGGTAAAAGGCTTGACAATAACACACTTTCTCTGATGGAAAGAGTCGTACAGCATCTCCTAAAAGACGAGAGGAAAGCAAAAGAGCTAAGAAAGAAACATAAACATGAGCACAAACCACAGAAGGACGATGAAGagaaagatgatgatgacaaagaCGACGATGTCTACTTTGACTTCGATTCAACCCCTCGTTTTACCGGTCAAGAGCTAGACGCACAAAATGCCGGGAAGAAAGACAAACTAGACAAATCTTTGCTAGAGGAATTAGTTGAGCAGTTGGATAAGGCACAAAGCCTAAGTACCAGTATTAACGGAGTTCCTAGCTCAATGCGCGGAAGCGACTATGACACAATCCGAGTTCCAACAGACCAAAAGCCAGACAACAAATCTGACGGAGTGGCGAACATGCTTGAGCCAGCCAAGAAGCCAGCACACATTACAAGCGATGATGACCTTATGGAGATCGTTAATAAGTATGTTGGGTCCGCCGCTACTAGTGGGACGGTACAGAATGACCTTAAAGTCAGTGAAAGCGCCAGTTACAAGCCGTCTAGCTACAAAGCTGAAGACGCCGAAAAGACGTCGCTCAAACCTCATGCTATCACCTTCAGCGCGGCCGAGATGTCAGGGAAAATTGGCACAAATGAGGATGAGCCGGGGCCTACCAAAAGTGCACCTATTCTGGCCGAGGTCGCAGGCGGAAAGATCATAGAGTCGCAAACTGGCGGACTTGAGCCGATGGCGAAAGAGACCTTTGCGGTCATTCATCTCAAACCAACTACAAAGTCTACAACAAGCCGGGTCATGGATCCGACAACTCGAGCCAACATAGGTAAGCAGCGTAAACTAAAGATAAGTAATCTCGTCAAGGGTGTGCGAATGCTTTTGAAGGCGTTAAAAAAGATTTCACCTGAACACAACGAGGGAGAAAGTACATCGGAGTATCGAACCCGAGATGCGCAACTCGACAAGCATCTGAAGGAGCTTGACTCTGAATTCGATGACGTACCGACCAAGGGATATTCGGACTTCCAGGATAAACACGGGAAAGACTGGTATTACGGTAAATACAAAGATGAGGTGCTAGGAGGAAGTGCCACACCCAAGACCCCCTCAGGGTACGGGTACTACGAGTATGGGGACATGAACCAGGATCCGTACTACCAGACAAAGGACAAAGGGAGTTCACTGTACACAGGAACCGCTTTGCAGGGGGATCCTATCTACCCTGGCCCCACCCAACAGGGAAACTCTATGTACCCTGGTACCACCCAGCAGCTACTGGACTATGATGCTCAATATGATAAAAGCATCATCAAGCAGTTATCGTCCAGCCTGGGTGAATACTCTACAGTAGGGACTGGTGACAATACGCGGGAATACACATCATTAGGGACCGGGGATAGCGCGCAAGCTTATTCCCCATTAAGTACAGCGCCTTTCTATGATTATGGTTATCGCCCGCAGAACTATAATTTTATGAATCCCGAAACTCGTGCGTCTCTTGACGCGCCTAATGCGCCGAAGCTCCCGAAGAAGATACGACACGCGTTAAGCAAAGCTCTGAGGAGCGACCCAGTTATGAAGGTCGTTGAGAGCTTTGCTAAGGAAGAAACGCACCTCATGAATGAGAGGCTAAAAGGTGTAACCAAACATAGTAGAATAGCGGAAAAACACGTGAGAAATGATTGA
- the LOC5510924 gene encoding myogenic factor 6, producing the protein MTIAENCAVVGNRKSMAKPMNEVKNELKCRKYGLRPRSEEKRDLFLQLANEVKTSPSPVRKRRRSSPRKRHVQATVREKRRLQMSNKAFDALRESLYNFAKTGSRRLTKLETLRLAIEYIKELTQSLNEEAMSGQE; encoded by the coding sequence ATGACGATAGCAGAAAACTGCGCTGTTGTAGGAAACAGGAAAAGTATGGCAAAACCTATGAATGAAGTAAAAAATGAACTAAAATGCAGAAAGTATGGACTTCGCCCTCGCAGTGAGGAAAAAAGAGATCTGTTTCTCCAGCTCGCAAATGAGGTAAAGACCTCGCCATCCCCTGTCCGTAAGCGACGAAGAAGCTCCCCACGTAAAAGACATGTGCAAGCAACTGTGAGAGAAAAGAGGCGACTGCAGATGTCAAATAAAGCATTTGATGCCCTTCGAGAAAGTTTATACAACTTTGCAAAGACAGGCAGTCGAAGGCTTACGAAGCTTGAAACTTTGCGGCTAGCTATTGAATACATCAAAGAATTGACGCAGAGTCTCAACGAAGAAGCAATGTCTGGCCAGGAGTAG